In the genome of Dromiciops gliroides isolate mDroGli1 chromosome 1, mDroGli1.pri, whole genome shotgun sequence, the window acCAGCAGAGATGTCAGTCATATGAAATGTCATCAATTTTGAAAAACAGGATCATGGAGACCACCATGGCTGCCACCTGAAGAGGGGGAAGAGCACAGCAAGACTGTCTTCAATGTTGGGTTTGATTTGCACTTGAAAATTAGCCTAGATTTACATTGGCATATTCTTGGGAAATGTATCCTACACAATGAAGAGGGTCACCCCTACCCTTTAACAATTTATTATATTCTCACTCTCTTTCAATTTGGGTTCAGACCCCACAAGCCTGCCAGAACTGGCCTCCAAGGTGGTTGATAAGCTCTTAACCATTGAGTCCAATAGCCTTCTCACGTCCTGGACATCTTGACACTTTTTGATACTATCTTCCTAGACTTTCTCCTCCCTTGGCTTCCCTGACACTTCTCCCTCATCCTTGTTCTctttctacctgtctgactgctccttctcagatTCCTCTGCTGGACCATTATCTATCTTCccccctcaccaccccccccaccaccGCTTAATTCTTCAGTTCCTCCAGGCTCTACCCTAGTAACTCTTATCTCACTACACCTTCTCTTGAACTGCTTATCAGCTCCTGTGTATCATCTTTAGGCATCTGTATATCCAGTCTGTCCCTCTCCTGAACTTCAGTCATGTCTCATCATGTACCTGCTGGTTAGCTCCTCCTTAATTTCCCTCAAGTATTCCAAACTTAACATGGCTAAAGTGAAACTCATTGTTTTCCAAACCCGCCCTTCCTCCAGACATATCTATTTCTGGTGAGCACACCACCACCTTCCCAGTAATCCAGATTTGCAGTCATCCCTGACTCTTCCTTCTCACCCTCAACTCCCAAATCCAAGATGTTGCCCAGTTCCATCAATGTTAACACCACAGCATTTCTCGTACCCATCCCCTTTTCTTCAGTGTCTCCAGTCACATAGACACCTTCATCAGGTCATCATCATTcctcacctagattattgtagtactttcctaattggttttcctgcTCTTAGGCTCTCCCCTTCTCAAATACATCCTCTACACAGCTATCATCCCCCTACTAGCTCCTCCTTCATGGCAGGCTCCAATGAAGAGccagcccttctccttgccaagaccaAATCCTTTAGATGTACTCtgatcccatcccctcctgtCGTCTCCAGCAAATTGCCCCCACTATCATGCCCACTCTTTCTCTtatattcttttccctctttgttcCTTCCCAGCTGCCTACCAACACTCCTGAGTCTCTTTCATCCTTAAAAAACTCACTAAATCATCCTATTGCCTCTATCATCCTCTATTCCCTCCTCGCCCCATCCTAGTCATACTCCTTAAAAATGCtatcttctgttttctctcacaacctagccaatgtggagatgttttccacgACTACtcgtatataatttatattgaattgcttgagttcttgtgggtgggggtggaaaggaagggaggaagagaagttggaacacaaagttttaaaaaaattgatgtcaaaatttgtttttacatatattttgggggaaaatgctatcttaagttctttctttctttctttctttctttctttctttctttctttctttctttctttctttctttctttctttctttctttctttcttttttttggtgaggctattgggattaagtgacttgcccagggtcacacagctagtaagtgtcaagtgtctggtgccagatttgaactcaggtactcctgaatccagggccagtgctagtTCTTCAGttcttccactttctcttctctcattctcttctgtaatctggcttccaacctcatcattcaactgaaactgctctctccaaaggtaCTAGAGATCTCTTAATCACCACATTCAATGCTGTTTTCTCAGTCATCATCCTTGACCTCTGCAGAATTTAACAGCATTGACAATTTTCTCCTCTTGGATACCTTCTCCCCTCAAATTTTCATGGCCTTGCTCCCTATTGGTTCTTCTCCTGCCAATCTGATTGCTCCATCTCCATATCCTTGGCATGATTATCATCCTGCTCCCTAACTCAGGGTCTACCCCTAAGTCTCTATCCTGAACCATATTCTCTCTCTAGTTCCTCCATCTCTGTAATTTCATCTGTTCCCATAATCACCTAATAACCAATGATTCCTACCTCTAAGCATCTTTGTACTCTTTTAAGAGTCCTAGTCTCACATTACTGCCTATTAGATGTTTCTAACTAGAtgtcctgtttttgttgttgttgagtcatttcagtcatgtctaaccctccatgagttttcttggcaaagatactgaagggattttgccacttccttctccagctcatttgagagaggaagaaactgaggcaaacagggttaagtgatccccaagatcccacagctaggaagtgtctgaggccagatttgaactccagacccACCTCTCTGTCCCACAGAAGTCTAAATCTCATTGTGTCTATAgtagagctcattatctttcctctccaGACCTCTTCTTCCTAACCTCCCTATTTCTATTAAAGGCACCTTCTAGTCAGGTAGGATTAGAAACTCAATGTTgctgattgcatatgtataacctataccagattgcttgccttcttggggaggaaggagggagaaaaatttggaactcaaattcttataaaaaatgaatgttgaaaactatctttacatgtaattggaaaaaataaaatatatttacataaaaaaCTCTCACATGTGTCCCGTTCTCTTCATTCACagagttcaagccctcatcacctttcacctatACCAATTCCAAGAATCTAGTAATCAGTCTCTCCACctatgttttcttccctttctaatccATTGGCCACATgactgccaaattaatattcttgAAGCACTGGTTTAACTGGTTTGaacccctttcctccccttcaaaAAGTCCCAATAATTCCCTCTTGCCTCCAAGAAAAGGCACGCGCTTGACTGTCATCGAAAACCCTAAACAGGTAAAAGCAATGTCACAATGCTTGGAAAGTCTGACACCAGACACAAAACTTTGCCAGATGTGAGAAGAAAACACATACCTCAAAGACCAAAATTCCCAACCCAACACCTCCAATCaactttccattcttttccaGGGAGTCCTTCAGTTCCTGTAAACATCCctaggataaaaaacaaaatgagcaaaTCAAtaccttcccctccaccccaaagCCAACCATAAGGCATTTGATTTTGTATTCTAACAGGTAAAAGCAATAACAACACTTTAAATTTGttttagggggcacctaggtggcgcagtggataaagcactggccctggattcaggaggacctgagttcaaattcagactcagacacttgacacatactagctgtgtgaccttgggcaagtcacttaagactcattgcccccacccccccaaaattttgttttaaagttcAAATTGTCTGATGTCAACAGAGCCCTAACTAGCAACATTTCTATGAGGCTGATATGGGACTTACAGTCATATGAGCAGGAGTCAGATTTTCCAGAATATAAGATAATTTCCTACATTTTGATGTGCAGCATGATGTTTGAACGCCACACACTGAGAGAGATCAATGCCTCCTTGCCCACCTAAAGCCAAGTGGTTGGTCCAGGTCATTCCATGTCCAACCTTTGCCTCTTGACACACTTGAGTGACTTTTTTATGAACCTGGTTTTGACCATACATCTGCTTCAGACACCCTGATCTGCAGATAACTGATCTTGGTGCACATCCCTCTTCTGaattcttcctccatccccttcccACTCTCCCATCTCAAATCAGGAAGCCTTAAGTCTGTGTACCCACCCAGTATGACCATGAGGATAAACAGCAGAATCCAGACCAGATAACTAAGTACAGCCTGGGAGGGCTGGGACAATTACTGtgccatctcttctttttttaaaaaattaactgttTTATTAGAAACTTAGCAATAAACCTCTATACTTTACCTTCTTCTCACTATCAATGCCAGCCTCCTGGCAAGGAAGATTTCCTTTGCAGCAAAAGACAGGATAGTAGCCACCACTTTGGTTCTGGTATTTAGAACCATTGAAATCAGTGTAGTTGCGGAATCCACAGCAGTGCaactaagaagaaagaaaattaacttaTGGGCCCTGAACTTCTCAGATAGAGCTGAGCCTTGGGTATCTAGAGCAATATCCATCGCTAAAATCTCCATTTGGATATATTATTagtaggaagggagaagggaacaagtattcATTTAGTGcctactttataaatgttatctcatttgagcctcacaatcatcctgggaggtaggtgctatcatttcccccatttcagggttgaggaaactgaggtagatagcaCTTAAAtgaacttgctcagggtcacacagtttgtaaatgtctgaggctgcatttgaattcaggtcttcctgatttcagacccagttctctatccactgtgccacctaggtgcccaatAGCCCCCAACATTTGTATAAGGTTAAAACTCTTCCAAGTGTTTCCAATTTGCCATTTGCTCTTTTGTTTTCCCCCTCACCATAATCCTGTGAGATAGTCAGGGTCAgaatgattatccccattttctagattagaaaactgagccccagggaAGGTAAGTGGAGTTCCCATCATATgatttaaaatcatagaattggaGGAGGTTTGAGAGATCATTAAGTCCAACCTTGTTTCACGGATCAGGAGACGGAGTCTCTAtaggtgaaatgacttggcccAGGCCACACGGGAGTTAAGGGGAAAGGCTCCcagtccagtgccctatctacttcTGCCACTACCCCTTCCTGACAAGATCACATTCCCTGAAATGTATCAGCTATAAAATGTCACCAGTAACCTATGAGGCCTGGAGTCCCAGCTCTTGGCATCAGTTAGCAAGGCATTCTACTGCCTAAGGGGCTTTTCTCACACAACGGACAGGCTGCTTATTGAAAAGAGgatcctttctttcatttgtccAGTGGGGCCCCTTCCATCAGTGCCAAATGGCCTATACAGGTGAGGCAGGGAAATTCCCTCCATTCTTGGCCACCTGAGAGAATCTCTCAGGATGGCTTGGCTTACCTCCTCCATGGTGGTATTCCACATTTTGGTGATGTCATCTTCCTGGCCATAGGATTCTCGTAGTGTGCCGACCGCCCAAGAATCAATGTGTACAAAGAGCACGTTTGCCTGAGATGAAGGTATATGATGCCCATGATTATATGCTCAATGACACATGTTGGTTGTAAACTAACGCATAACAACCAGCACTCAGAACAGTGCTTGCAaatagtcagcacttaataaatgtttatggaattgaattgaaacaaCAGTGCATCCTTTGCAAGCCAAAGAGTTCAGTAAGTCAATTCTTCATTCTGTTCCACagatgtttaataagtgcttgctgtgttGGGCTCTGGGGACACAGAGAAAAACCCAGAATATTCCTaaaccctcaaggaactttcattctactGGTAAGAaccaagatttctttctttctttttttttctttctttttttgggggggcagggcaatgagggttaagtaaagtgtcaagagtctgaggtcgaattggaactcaggtccccctgaatccagggccagtgctttatccactgcatcacctagctgcccccaagaaccaAGATTTCTAAAAATAAAGCAGATATATGGAGTAAGCATAAGGTACTTTCAGAGGGAGGAAGTGTGCTAATACCTAGGCGATCATGAAAGGCCTATGTGAAAGGTAAGACTGGGGATTGAGAAATAGGTAAGTAACCAGAAATGAtaacaatttaattcaatgatgattttgttAAACACCTGTTCTGTGACCAGCCCTGCTTAGAGAATAAGAGCTAACACTTATAGAGTGCTTTAACatctgcaaagaactttacaaatgctatcttATTTTGTTCTTACAAACACTATCATGTTTTATCCTCATAACCCTGAGATTGTAGGTAccgtgattatccccattttacagatgaggcaactgaggcttcTGACCTTATTATTCCACCAACATTTTTCTCTCCAATGTTATTAATGATCTCTTGCCAAATCCAAAgccttttctctatcctcattcTCCTTAACCTCTCTACAGCCTGTTGGTCACTATTGATTACTCTCTTTTCCTTAatcctctcttctctaggtttttgggacaactctctctctctctctctctctctctctctctctctctctctctcctcgtTCTTCTCCTATCTATAtgacagctcattttatagatgaggaaattgagacaaagagggttaagtgacttgcccagggtaacacagctaggaagtatctgaagccagatttgaactaagaaaaatgtcttcctaattccaggcccagccctctatctgctgtgtcacctagcctggaacatagtaggcacttcatagatgtttattgattgatataaagtgacttgctcagggtcacacagctaagtgaatgtctgaggccagatttgaacttgggtcttcctagctccaggttcagtgctctgaACCACCTAACTGGAAGCTGTGAAAGATCCAGAAACCCTCAGTGAGCTCCCAAGTCTGGCCAGGGAGACTAATATGCCCTTGAACCACATATTAGCAGAGCTAGAAGAACCGTGAAAGATCATCTGGTTCACCTCCATACTGCACAGTGGctgatttaaaaacattaaagagAGAACCTCAGGGAGACTGAATGCCCTAGAATTCAGCCAC includes:
- the TSPAN16 gene encoding tetraspanin-16, which codes for MALFSLLKILMFLFNSIIFFGGLGLLGIGLCLKIDGSSFTDFLGASVSPFTQLVVIRYLCIGIGSILSLLGVLGCWGAIRENKSLLLLFFIIILLLFLVKMASAMIILVFSSIANVLFVHIDSWAVGTLRESYGQEDDITKMWNTTMEELHCCGFRNYTDFNGSKYQNQSGGYYPVFCCKGNLPCQEAGIDSEKKGCLQELKDSLEKNGKLIGGVGLGILVFEVAAMVVSMILFFKIDDISYD